One Hippopotamus amphibius kiboko isolate mHipAmp2 chromosome 12, mHipAmp2.hap2, whole genome shotgun sequence genomic window, TCTATAGGATCTTTCTGGAAGTTTGAATCAACAGTGTTCTTCCATAAATGACCTTTACTTGTTTATCATTTTGTGGGTTCATATCTTAGCCATTATGTCAATTATCAATTACTTTtgtaaaataagtaatttttagtctttttccattgttttattttcaatattgttCAGGTTATATGTAAGTTTAGTGTGCTGTGTAACATTTTCCTATATATGaagtattttctcagttttcaacGTTTTCTTAGAACTCCTCAACCATTCAAAATAAAGACCATTTGgtaattcttttaataaataaatatgtcacCAAATAGTGTAATTTACTGCAGGAAATTGTTGTATATGTCAACATTACTCTTTCCCCATCTTTAAAGTACTCAGTCTTTAACCATTATTGGATTTCAAAATTATCATAAATATAAGTGAATCTCTCTTTTCTaatacaacattttaattttaatataagcattataatgatgttaaaatatttctgtgaaaTCTGACTTTTAATGAGGATATTATTAGTCATGAACTTCTTTATTCCTCCTTAATttattgcttttcattgcttcaaCCAATAGTATGTTGTCAAATgtagaatatctttaaaaaatattctacaatGAGACACTTGTTTAAAGCTTTAAGGAATTTAACCTGCCCTTAAGATTGTTCAACTGCAAAGTGAGCACTAAACTCTTCACCCCGCCCATTTTATTGTAGTAGGGATCTCATCTTACATATACCATTCATTCTGAAGTACACTTAGAGCATAGTCCTTGACACCACTCAGTTGCAGAGATGAATGACCAGGGAGTAACCTATGCAGAACTGAAGGTAGCCAAGAACTCAAAGAAGCAGCAAATAAAACCTAAGGGCACTAAAAGTTCCATTTCAATAACTGAGCAGGAAATAACCTATGCAGAATTAAAACTTGAAAATGCTTCTCAGAATCTTCAACGGACTGACAAGAACTACAACTGCAAAGGTAAAACATTTAATAGTCACACAATGGAATTGTTCTAGGACATGCAGTTGGGGTGCAGAGGTGTGGAGAAAGAGTAGAGGGTAAGCTCATACATTTTTCATCTTGGGGAAGAGAACTTGAAGTTGGATATGGTATTCTAATGTGAAATCGGAGGACTATTTTTATTCTGACATTGTTGTAATTTGTAGTCTTTGATCAACAATTCATAAAGCTTTATATTTGCTGAAAATGCAATGGTATAATTCTGAGAAAGATTACAGTGATAGAAATGGATTTGGGATCTAAGTTTACATATGACTCCCTTTTTATCTGGGTTCTTTTGTATGTAATCTTTCTAAACAATTGTCTCCATCACTCCTTTCTcagtgtttctgtttctctccctgCAGATTCACCATCACCTCCAGGGAAGCTCGTTGCTGGGGTCCTGGGAATTATTTGCCTTGTCTTGATGGCCAGCGTGATAACAATGATAGTTGTTACTCACTGTAAGTAAACTTTTGAAAAATTGTAAGGGAACTTTTCACTTTAATGATGGTCAGTGCCTCTAAACACTTCATAGTATTGTGGAAAGGTCTTGTCAAAATGTATGCATTTAGATAATGAGGAGTGGTTATTCTGAATTTGTCAAAACCATACAACAGAAATAATTATACATACATGACTGATTTCATAGCTGATTTCATAACTCAAAGACATTCTTTAAAAGACTGAAAGACtttattgaaaaaatacaaattaattcttgagattggttaaaaaaaatactgtaagagGTGGTGAAGTCTGTTCCTTTAGCcttttgaaatattctttcttcattaCTAGGTTAATTTTTCTTgctaaaatcaattttattccATATTATTCTAATCCTAAACAATAAACCAAATTTCAAACTAAGAAACTAAaatcattataatttatttagatcaacattaatttttataatgattaattttttaGCTACTGTAATACCGGAGAAGAATAACTCCTCTCCAATAACAAAGCTCCAGAAAGGTACACaatgattttcaaacttttgATATAAATACAGTTTCTATTTTGTCTCTATCTTAGAATAGTGAAAATAAGAATAGATTGGGGAGCAGTACATAAATTACAAAATCAGGCAATAAATATTCTTGAATGATTTTAGGAGCGTGTTTCTCTCAATGCAACAATATGATCACCATACCCATTGCTGCCAACTGTCCCAAATTTCCTCCACTGTAATATGATGAGAGACAAATAATTTTGCTATTCTAAAACAGAAGTCCCATGTCTTGACTTTCAGGACTGTAAAGAGtggatatttttgtgtgtttgttttatatggAGACATAAATCGGGGGATAAGAGACTGATCCTTCTCTGTGAACGTGTGTATGAGTGTGGTTTGTTATGTAGTTACCAGGCTTGATGGTGCAgagatacattttatatatatatagagagagagagatagataaatagataaacacacacgcagacacacatacacaacatgTTTATACCTATGCAGATatgtaagttaatttttattttttaaattcaaattgttTTGTATAATAATTCATAATCTTTCTTCAGAATGTCATCATGGTCATTGTCCAAAAGAGTGGTTTACATATTCCAACAGTTGCTATTATACTAGTcttgaaaaaaaaacatggaataaGAGTGTGACAGCCTGTGCTACTAAGAACTCTACTCTGCTTTATAtagagaatgaagaagaaaaagtaagCTATTAAATGTTTCAaacactttgtcaaaagcttgaTCCAgtcaatattatatttgttaggATTCACTTGTGTTTTTGTACATATTtgtagtttgtttattttaaagcctgTTAATGTTCCTTTAAACAATGGAATACAactttatgatattttatttatattttataccatTAATGCAAATTTGATAATTTCCATTTCTTGCTTTTCATAAAAAACCTTGCTTTTACAAAtgctattattttctaaaataaactgtGCTATTTAATTTTACCatatattaaggaaaataaacatatcaTGATTTTGCATATTGATCACAAAATGGACAGAACCATGTAATTGCAAATCAGATCATGGAACAGAAGTTTCCACCTCACAGCAGTCCCACTCCTCTGTATTTTCTCATCACTTCTCCATGCTCCTTATTTACCCACTGTCCAGACTTTTGATATTATAAAAtctctttgcttgtttttgaacttcatgtacatggaatcatacagtatgttatCTTCCTGTCTCCTCTCACTCCCATATGCTATTTTTTCAATTCATCCATATTATTGCATTTATGTGTAGTTTGTTAGTTACGAATGCTCATTAtgtaaatataacatttaaagtCCATTCTCCCCAATGTCTCTGGGTAGAGATGGAGTCTTATGTCCTCAGGGATAAAGAGGCTTCCTGGGCTCAGTACTTTTAGTCATGGGATCCCCTTTGCTGGTCCCTCCTCCAACCCCACCTCCAAACTCTGTTTCTCTTGGTGGGGGGAGGATAAGCACTTCCTCTGACTGCTCCTTGTTGGCAGGTGTCCTGATGGATCACCTTGTAAGGCTCACCTGGTGTTGCCCACAGGATTCCCCTAAACACAGAGAAGGAATGGCTGACCTGCACCACCTTCTACAGCTAGGTTGGGTTTGGGAAGCAGCAGGTCAAGGTCACTTTCTTCTGATGGCTGGGGGATATAAGATGCCCCTGATTGTTGTTCCTTAACCCCAGGGTCCCAAACCATTGCGCTTTTCTCTTTCCACCTTTCAGATTTCTCCTTGACTTGCGTCTTTGATTAGTTCCAGTGGTTATATACTTAGCAGGGAGTAGCCGGGAGAAATGAGTCTCTGTCCCCTTGTCTGGTCCATTGGATTCCACCAATACAGAAACAGATTGATTTGGGGTTTATCTAATCAAAGAATGGTGTGGGACCCAGAAAACCAAATCTTTGGTTTTATTGTTTGGttttatatgtcatttattttctcaatttcaaTTCCTTAAtttccctctaaaatcagaaCTCTGAGAAACATAGCAGAGAAATCCCTTGATATAGTCACAGTATCCACAGAAGTGAATGTCACAGAATCTAAAAACTTATTTAAATCCTTGCTATGTTAGTTTTTACAACATGGGTAACAATTGAGTTACACGAATCAGAATTTTCCttattaatataagaaaaatataacagtGAAACTGCTAAGCATAAATGTTTGAGtgaattttaaatcaaaagtACAGACATTAGTTAATGTTTTTGGCAATATTAAAACTTTCAACTTTAATATATCTTTAGTGTTAGATTAGGATCTAAAAGTCTCATTTTGTTCAGAAAACGAAGGATCCTATGAAAGAACATActacttgtattttaaaaattaatcaaaagctTTTATAATGACTATTTAAgggaaaattctttatttttggctagAAATTCCTGACTTCCCTATCAATTATGTCATGGATTTCAGTCTTTCGTAAAGGCCGTGATCATCCATGGATGTGGCTAAATGGTTCAACCTTCAAACtaaagtaagtttttaaaaagaatgccatataaaggaggaaaatacaaaaaagtcaGAATTTGAGAATAACATTAACACATTTGTTTTAGTTGAATTATGGAAAGGTGAAGAAAGATGTTGATGGTTTATGAAATGTTGATATAAATATTAGAGAATGGGCTACTCAGTTTTTCTAATAACAAACTCTtactaaaattatatgaaaaacatcattagccatttccaaaatatcttttaAGACAGTTACATGGAAAATGCTATTGTTTCTGGGTTGCCCGCATATGACATAAGAGAATTATGCATTTTTATCCATTACAGGATAACAGAGTCAGCATCACGTGGTAAACGTAACTGTGCTCTGCTGTATGCAAGTGGCATTAAATCAGACAGCTGTGAGTTTCCATATACATATAATTGCAAGCATAAGCGTGAGAATTAAAATGTGAGTTtggatgctattttatttttaactttaccttgtatgaaatggaaataatattatGATTGCATAAAGTTTTAAATGCATTATATTATTTGTTCTAATAATGCACGTTTTCTCAAAAACTATTGAAATGTACTATGCACACCAAAAAGTATAGATATCATTACTTTTGTGTCTGGATTTTTATGTTCAACAATATTGTTTATGGCCTTCAAGCTGTCTAAAAGATCGCATGTTGTATGAgcccatttacatgaaatatcaaaaacagaacagagacgGAAAGTAGATTAGGGATTACCAAGGGCTGTGGGAGGTGGGTATAGGAAATGACTGCTAATTGATCAATGATGAATAGTCTCAAAtttgatagtggtgatggttgtaaaCTGCGAATACATTTAAAATCACtgatttatatctttaaatggatgaattttatgctgtgtaaatttcacctcaataaagctgttttaacaAACTGCTTGCGACtgcatttaatctttaaaataatttgtaaagatAGTTGTCTTTACAATACTGACGCTTCCAGTCAATATCATGCTTTATCCTTCCAATGAAAtaggttttctttcatttctccctattatattacattatatttttattcatttattaatttatttatttaggtcatgccatgaggcatatgggatcttagttccctgatcagggatccaacccatgacCATCCCcccactgggagcatggagtcccaaccactgggccaccagggaaatccctatatTATAGTTCATATTTTTCAATATTGAAATCTTACAGAAATATGGGTACTTCATAGCCATGCTTTTGTAAATGgcatctttgtttttatatttttagtaattGTTGCTGCTGCAAACAGAAATACATTGAGGTTTACAAGTTGATCTTATGTCCAATGACTTCTCTGATTCTATGTATTAATTCTagcatttcaaatatatattcctCTGGATGTTTTCTATAAACAGCTATTGCATCTATAAATAATCAcactttatttcttctctctaggttcaactgctttttttttttctttcctggactTATATTCACAGGGTAGggttttatttacaatgttgacTAGAAAGTACAGGAAAGGTCCTATATTGTATCCTTCCTATACTagggaaaatatttcaatatttcatgCTCAAGTATGAGATTTGTTTTAAGGTTTTTTCATCATACGTTTTTCCTATGACACCAATTTCATagtattcatatttttcttatagGTTTTGTAACCAATCAGTGatgttgcatttttattatttttccttcaatggaatgagacttttttttaataatgtgtatGAAGTATGTATGTCTTTCAAATTAACCAATcttgcatttctgaaataaaaccATAATGATCATTCTGTATTTTCCTTATTTCGAAAATCAGTTTATGTATCATACTTAGATTAAGATGTTTTCCTTCACTCCTTATCACAGAGGGTTTGGACTGAGTTCATTAACATTACATAAGCTGACAGGTTTTGTTATCAAGGCTAATTTGGGAAGCATTCCCCTTTTTGTTCCACCTGGAGACTTTGTGAAAGTCCTATTATATTTTGAAGTGTTGTTATTTACTAGCAATACCAGTAGAGCTTCTAGAAGTATTTTTGTCGGAAGGTTTATACAATGAATTGAACATGTATAACACATGTTAAGTTTATTCAGCTTTCTACTTTTTGTACTACATTtggtaatttgcattttctagacaTTCTCTGTTCCATATAGATAGTAAAATGTATTCATAGTGTGGCTTTCTTAGATTAACATCTGTAAAAGTCACAATGGTATTGTCATGGTATTATAGATATAGAAGATTTGtgccttctcatttttttcttcgaAAGTCCTTTGTAAATTGTATTGTCTTTCGAAGGAAAATAACTTTGGCCCTTTTATTCCTTgctactgtaatttttttctttgccatgatTTTGTActacttattattttcttccttcttctttatttGGATTACTTTAATTTCACCtaaattgctttttcatttttagtttcttgtgaTGCAAGctcagatttcttctttcatttctttggtttGTAGAGTATGCATTTAAGATTATCATTAGTCACAAGACAAactttttctgttatatttttcttttaattcatataaaaattgTGAACTTTCACTGTGGGTTTTTCTTTGGTTAATATGTTATTTAGAAACACATTACTGAATTTAAAACCAGATAAAGTTTTACAAAATTTTGGTTGTTGACTTCTATCTTAGGTAAACTGTAATTAGAGAATTTCTGTAAATCTGGAAACATTCCATATCTCTTTTAAACATGGCTGGGTGAATGAGGAACCactcttaattttttgtttctttttaattaattaaaaattaaatttgaatattCACACTTTAGTGCCCATGTGCCAAACTTGGCTAGAGGCTACTGCAGTGACACCAcagttctatatattttatattaatataattggaTTTCTGAGTGTATAGtgaatttttggaaaattttcatg contains:
- the LOC130833363 gene encoding NKG2-A/NKG2-B type II integral membrane protein-like yields the protein MNDQGVTYAELKVAKNSKKQQIKPKGTKSSISITEQEITYAELKLENASQNLQRTDKNYNCKDSPSPPGKLVAGVLGIICLVLMASVITMIVVTHSTVIPEKNNSSPITKLQKECHHGHCPKEWFTYSNSCYYTSLEKKTWNKSVTACATKNSTLLYIENEEEKKFLTSLSIMSWISVFRKGRDHPWMWLNGSTFKLKITESASRGKRNCALLYASGIKSDSCEFPYTYNCKHKREN